In Legionella sp. PATHC035, a genomic segment contains:
- a CDS encoding multidrug effflux MFS transporter, translating into MPANKFQLPLVTLIVISLLGCCMEIDISLPSFPSIMTFFGSTEAQVQNTLSLNFLAFCLSGLLYGPLSETWGRRGLMIFGATCFLIGAVGCVFSFSIYQLMFWRFIQGLGASSTLVMGFAMISDRYSGEMAARYIGKINAYVTIFMAAAPILGSAIINYFTWRANFSFIAIIALISWFFLIWQLPETKSEKQSLEILRLFKDYWTVSTHGKFLIYASMPNMLVTAYLTFVGSASFYYINTCKLSYFQFAMQQGLIVFLFSLTSFYAEKVISRIGSRKAVHLGMVCCAISIVLFTYFAFQYPDSPRLITFSMCWMAVGCAFPMSVTFAQSLEILPHLKGACSSFIMSTRLFISSGAVALTGLLFDGSMRPVALVIDGAIILGIGMYFMIERMMLPKERLLEVA; encoded by the coding sequence ATGCCAGCCAACAAATTTCAGCTACCGCTTGTAACCCTCATTGTTATCTCCCTATTAGGTTGTTGTATGGAAATCGATATTTCCTTACCCAGCTTTCCCAGCATCATGACTTTTTTTGGGAGTACAGAAGCGCAAGTCCAAAACACATTAAGCCTTAATTTTTTGGCATTCTGTCTCTCTGGTTTGTTGTATGGACCCTTATCTGAAACTTGGGGGCGACGTGGTTTAATGATTTTTGGAGCAACCTGTTTCTTAATTGGAGCAGTGGGGTGCGTGTTTTCCTTTTCTATATACCAACTCATGTTTTGGCGTTTTATTCAAGGTTTAGGTGCCAGTAGTACTTTAGTGATGGGCTTTGCCATGATCTCTGATCGCTATAGTGGGGAAATGGCAGCACGTTACATTGGTAAAATTAACGCCTATGTTACCATTTTTATGGCAGCAGCCCCTATTTTAGGCAGTGCCATTATCAACTATTTTACTTGGCGAGCGAATTTTTCCTTCATCGCGATTATTGCCCTGATTTCATGGTTTTTTCTGATTTGGCAATTACCAGAAACCAAATCGGAAAAGCAATCTCTAGAGATTTTGAGGCTATTTAAAGATTATTGGACCGTTTCTACTCATGGAAAATTTTTAATCTATGCCAGCATGCCCAATATGTTAGTGACAGCCTATTTAACTTTTGTCGGTAGTGCTTCGTTTTATTATATCAATACGTGTAAATTATCGTATTTCCAATTTGCCATGCAGCAAGGGTTAATTGTATTCCTCTTTTCGCTGACCAGTTTTTATGCTGAGAAAGTAATTTCAAGAATTGGGAGTCGCAAAGCAGTCCATTTGGGGATGGTGTGTTGTGCAATATCGATTGTGCTGTTTACTTATTTTGCGTTCCAATATCCCGATTCGCCCCGTTTGATCACCTTTTCAATGTGTTGGATGGCAGTAGGTTGTGCATTTCCAATGAGCGTGACTTTTGCACAATCTTTAGAAATTTTACCTCATCTCAAGGGAGCCTGCTCATCATTCATTATGTCAACACGATTGTTTATTTCATCCGGAGCCGTTGCGTTAACTGGTCTTTTGTTCGATGGTTCGATGCGTCCTGTTGCGCTTGTTATTGATGGGGCGATCATTCTAGGGATTGGCATGTATTTTATGATTGAGCGAATGATGCTCCCTAAGGAACGTTTATTGGAAGTGGCTTGA
- a CDS encoding MFS transporter: MDENNNKSLTLHVWIVCALGLFIDGYDLYIASVAEPFINAQYHPSSLMIGLTQAAAPLGAVFGAVIVGRLADMLGRKSMLIINLIFFVLIAICSAFAWSITSLCVLRFLLGFGVGADYPICAAYLAEMIPARKSAQFIAMAMFINCLASPIGVIVAWFLFKLHPQLDVWRWIFASGAIPALIGLLFRAKLPESFLWKVHQGLKPQSSRSVFKHYQLVFSPRMIRITVCLCSCWFLLDISYYGIGLFTPYVLQAFNLSQEANFLSAQTEVLKSTLVVNVFVSLGAFAVIFFVNQVSLIKLQMIGFLFSFLGLLILSISYLFPSLGLIFTGFILFNFFINFGPGITTYLLPAKLYNPEFKATGHGLAAGTGKLGAFIGTIFLPMFQAQLGIHLTLAILASTLLLGGLLTRWLEQEENKLAKLPDSIAETTLVSAS, from the coding sequence ATGGACGAAAATAATAATAAATCGCTAACGCTCCATGTTTGGATAGTTTGTGCGTTGGGTTTGTTCATTGATGGTTATGATTTATATATTGCTTCGGTAGCTGAGCCGTTCATTAATGCCCAATACCATCCCTCGTCTCTGATGATTGGCCTCACTCAGGCTGCAGCACCTCTGGGCGCGGTTTTCGGTGCAGTCATTGTGGGTCGATTGGCGGATATGTTGGGTAGGAAAAGCATGCTCATTATCAATCTTATTTTTTTTGTTTTGATTGCCATTTGTTCTGCATTTGCCTGGAGTATCACCTCTTTGTGTGTGTTACGATTTTTACTGGGCTTTGGTGTGGGTGCTGATTATCCGATTTGTGCTGCCTACTTGGCTGAAATGATACCGGCTCGTAAAAGTGCCCAATTTATTGCAATGGCAATGTTTATTAATTGTCTTGCTTCCCCAATCGGCGTCATCGTTGCCTGGTTTTTATTTAAATTGCATCCCCAACTCGATGTTTGGCGGTGGATATTTGCTTCAGGAGCAATTCCGGCGCTCATTGGGTTGTTATTCAGAGCCAAGTTACCGGAAAGCTTTTTATGGAAAGTGCATCAAGGTTTAAAACCCCAATCAAGTCGTTCAGTCTTTAAACATTATCAATTGGTTTTTTCTCCGCGCATGATACGCATCACGGTTTGTCTATGTTCTTGCTGGTTTTTATTAGATATCTCCTATTATGGAATAGGTTTATTCACGCCTTATGTTTTACAAGCGTTTAATCTATCGCAGGAAGCCAATTTTTTAAGTGCTCAAACCGAAGTACTGAAAAGTACTTTAGTGGTTAATGTTTTTGTGTCCCTGGGTGCTTTTGCAGTGATTTTTTTTGTTAATCAGGTATCGCTGATTAAACTTCAGATGATAGGATTTTTATTTTCATTTTTGGGATTATTAATCCTTAGCATAAGCTATTTGTTTCCAAGCCTTGGCCTTATTTTCACCGGCTTCATACTGTTCAACTTTTTTATTAATTTTGGTCCAGGAATTACCACCTATCTTTTGCCTGCAAAGCTCTATAATCCCGAATTCAAAGCGACAGGACATGGATTAGCAGCGGGGACGGGAAAATTGGGGGCGTTTATTGGAACTATATTCTTGCCGATGTTCCAAGCTCAGTTAGGGATCCATCTGACCTTAGCCATTCTTGCGAGTACTCTTTTGCTTGGCGGGTTGTTAACAAGATGGTTAGAACAAGAAGAGAATAAATTGGCTAAGCTACCAGATTCTATTGCCGAAACTACCTTGGTATCCGCGTCTTGA
- a CDS encoding phytanoyl-CoA dioxygenase family protein — protein MDYQLREQQHRFWKEQGFVILPDFLFLKVKQHLQTWCDELTSWPETPGKWMKYFEKNAKGERQLCRIENFIDYHKGMYEVANSARTLNLVSILMGEKAAIFKEKINYKFPGGGGFKPHQDAPAFISFNQRFHITMMVAIDDCTLENGCLQVVQGGANQPTILPQEVDGSIKKEMAAQFQWSPIECKTGDVILFDSYLPHYSEANCSNKPRRAIFITFSKFSEGGIMREAYYQDKREKFPPDCERDPNKDYSAGAAIYNVANPISEMML, from the coding sequence ATGGATTATCAGTTACGTGAACAACAACACCGTTTTTGGAAAGAACAAGGATTTGTCATCTTGCCCGATTTTCTCTTTTTAAAGGTGAAACAACATCTGCAAACGTGGTGTGATGAATTAACTTCCTGGCCTGAAACACCCGGAAAGTGGATGAAGTATTTTGAAAAAAATGCTAAGGGAGAGCGCCAGCTTTGTCGTATTGAAAATTTTATTGATTACCATAAGGGTATGTATGAGGTTGCCAACAGCGCGCGTACTTTAAACTTAGTTTCTATCTTAATGGGAGAAAAAGCTGCCATTTTTAAAGAAAAAATTAACTATAAATTTCCCGGTGGTGGCGGATTTAAACCTCATCAAGATGCCCCTGCATTTATTAGCTTTAATCAGAGATTTCACATCACCATGATGGTCGCTATAGATGATTGCACTTTAGAAAACGGTTGTTTGCAAGTGGTTCAAGGTGGTGCTAATCAGCCTACAATTCTTCCTCAAGAAGTGGATGGTTCAATAAAAAAAGAGATGGCTGCACAGTTTCAATGGTCGCCAATTGAATGTAAAACTGGAGACGTTATTTTATTTGACTCCTATTTGCCCCATTACTCTGAAGCGAATTGCAGTAATAAACCCCGCCGTGCGATCTTTATTACCTTTAGCAAATTTTCTGAGGGTGGAATTATGCGCGAGGCTTATTATCAGGACAAGAGAGAAAAGTTTCCTCCAGATTGTGAGCGCGATCCCAATAAAGATTATTCAGCAGGTGCTGCAATTTATAATGTTGCTAATCCCATTTCCGAAATGATGCTATGA
- a CDS encoding HD domain-containing protein, whose translation MNTMNDIDHKINRAFQYLNCAQDMEYIGEPISQFEHALQCAYFAEQAGHNQEVILACLFHDIGHFAVETQQNKMADLGVVHHEWIGANLAYELGFSAKVALLIGNHVNAKRYLAGKKKDYFARLSAASKKTLFFQGGVMSEEEMLLFETHIHFKDILRVRVNDEKAKEIGMEVPDLAYYRPYLSKHFEETKKSSAPKGLIDYVDEAWVEQLQVFLENECDENR comes from the coding sequence ATGAATACTATGAATGATATTGATCATAAAATTAATAGGGCTTTCCAGTATTTGAATTGCGCTCAGGACATGGAATACATCGGAGAGCCTATTTCACAATTTGAACATGCGTTACAGTGTGCTTATTTTGCAGAACAGGCAGGACACAATCAGGAAGTCATTCTTGCTTGCTTATTTCATGATATTGGCCACTTTGCTGTGGAGACCCAACAAAATAAGATGGCAGATTTAGGGGTTGTGCATCATGAATGGATAGGCGCCAATTTAGCTTATGAGCTGGGATTCTCAGCAAAAGTTGCTTTGCTGATCGGCAATCATGTGAATGCCAAACGTTATCTAGCGGGAAAGAAAAAGGATTATTTTGCACGTTTATCTGCAGCAAGTAAGAAAACCCTTTTCTTTCAGGGCGGAGTAATGTCTGAAGAAGAGATGCTGCTTTTTGAAACCCATATCCATTTCAAAGACATCTTAAGAGTGCGTGTTAATGATGAAAAAGCCAAGGAAATAGGTATGGAGGTTCCCGACCTTGCTTATTATCGTCCTTATTTATCGAAACATTTTGAGGAAACAAAGAAATCATCTGCACCTAAAGGGTTGATTGATTATGTTGATGAGGCATGGGTTGAGCAGCTTCAAGTGTTTCTTGAGAATGAATGCGATGAGAATCGATAG
- a CDS encoding DUF1328 family protein — protein sequence MLTGAFIFLIIAIISGYITYKGTDPSSTYHAKIVFYVATLLFLILLIIYFLTPAPPVATEVVNPLLQ from the coding sequence ATGTTGACTGGAGCTTTTATTTTTTTAATTATTGCCATTATTTCAGGATACATCACCTATAAAGGAACGGATCCTTCATCAACATATCATGCAAAAATTGTATTTTATGTTGCGACACTTCTTTTTCTGATATTACTGATTATTTATTTCTTAACTCCAGCACCGCCTGTTGCAACCGAGGTGGTCAATCCCCTGTTGCAATAA
- a CDS encoding MFS transporter, with protein MQTTYEKKQLWIILLIVLISFIGSSIAYPILPPLFLHATDQLIISPEWSETGRRLLLGLTLAIFPLGQFIGSPILGRNSDVYGRKKILIISLAGSMLGYVLTVISFEINSFWLLLFSRFLTGFMEGTFAVARAFASELTTINKYVSFGRINSMAGIGYIIGPIIGGLLSNSHMIPWFSWSFPFTVAALASVITLGLAWWKLPEHKTLGIPQKESILKQLNIIRQFKLLFQHHPHLKPLLIISTLFTFAVDMFYEFGPVYLAGKWLMSPSMIAVYNGALSASLAIGASWLPHHLSKHLPIHKIIILAMLTTTLIFAAMITFQNPIAMFLFFALIGFSITSVVTTLTIHISNRAQASKQGEVMGAQLSLRTLGDAIICFAGGLMIVLSIILPIVLCCLTALAASILCLFFLKPKS; from the coding sequence ATGCAAACAACATATGAAAAAAAACAACTGTGGATTATTTTACTCATTGTTTTAATCAGTTTTATCGGTTCATCCATTGCTTATCCGATTCTTCCGCCCCTTTTTTTACACGCTACCGATCAGTTGATTATTTCTCCCGAATGGAGTGAAACCGGCAGACGTCTTTTGCTCGGGCTTACCCTTGCAATTTTTCCTCTGGGGCAATTCATTGGTTCTCCCATTTTGGGCAGAAATTCGGATGTTTATGGGCGCAAAAAAATACTGATCATCAGTCTGGCTGGAAGCATGCTCGGTTATGTATTGACCGTTATCTCGTTTGAGATAAACAGTTTCTGGCTGTTATTATTCAGCCGCTTTTTAACAGGATTCATGGAGGGGACTTTTGCTGTGGCCAGGGCATTCGCATCCGAGCTGACGACCATTAATAAGTATGTAAGTTTTGGTAGGATCAACAGTATGGCCGGTATTGGTTACATCATTGGGCCGATAATTGGGGGTTTATTGTCCAATTCACATATGATTCCTTGGTTTTCCTGGTCATTTCCTTTTACTGTTGCCGCACTCGCATCAGTGATTACCCTAGGGCTTGCCTGGTGGAAATTGCCGGAGCATAAAACCCTGGGGATCCCTCAGAAAGAATCCATTTTGAAACAACTCAATATTATACGCCAATTCAAGCTTTTATTTCAGCATCACCCGCATTTGAAACCTTTGCTCATCATCAGTACACTGTTTACCTTTGCAGTAGATATGTTTTATGAATTTGGTCCGGTGTATTTGGCTGGAAAATGGCTTATGTCTCCTAGCATGATTGCAGTTTATAATGGTGCCTTATCCGCATCGCTGGCTATAGGTGCTTCCTGGCTTCCCCATCATCTTTCAAAACATCTACCCATTCATAAAATTATTATTTTGGCGATGCTGACTACTACTTTGATTTTTGCTGCCATGATCACCTTTCAAAATCCTATAGCGATGTTTTTATTTTTTGCACTCATTGGCTTTAGCATCACCAGTGTGGTAACCACTCTGACGATACACATCTCAAATAGAGCACAAGCCTCAAAGCAAGGCGAAGTGATGGGGGCGCAATTAAGTTTGCGTACGCTAGGCGATGCTATTATTTGCTTTGCAGGCGGTTTAATGATTGTTTTATCAATTATCTTGCCCATTGTACTCTGTTGCCTTACTGCATTGGCTGCGAGCATTCTTTGTTTGTTTTTTTTAAAACCGAAGTCATAA
- a CDS encoding N-acetylglucosamine-6-phosphate deacetylase — MLIKNIYVYKDAGIKELSHVYVSEDGLRKIYNLDDDLSSLQEQKIIDSKGCCFLMPGMLDAHVHGQGGVDFADLSEEMSSEHLERIVRGLGNTGLAYAVATLVSMPIPSLKKSLIQINHFVTQQGQNPTPGFTQIVGVHLEGPFISKSCKGAHAPEALQEKISMEQFRDIICVAPNIKHWKITIAPDLPGAEEFIQQSKNLEQEGIFVKVFIGHCNPEDKKTIDRAIAAGACGFTHVGNACQESCSRETRQLTVHDAKSHVVQWILENPERCPAGVELIGDGVHLSDSFISLIHHAVKNKIILVTDALGPTGCKDGAYKLGTLNIRKELDSFYLADSEGHFLMKEGNLPTGEKGLVKTLAGSAASLSLCAQKYFKLMQGPVESRMDSLYAALITNPRMSSLSMEAIKNLPDERNFSIFNNQGQLILSSCHGQIIEHQQLQWPISSMLHHGFLSSRLPTESNRTEKEISPLFN, encoded by the coding sequence ATGCTGATTAAAAATATTTATGTTTATAAGGATGCCGGGATTAAAGAGCTAAGCCATGTGTACGTTTCTGAAGATGGCTTAAGAAAAATCTATAATCTTGATGATGATTTATCGTCTCTGCAAGAACAAAAAATTATCGATTCTAAGGGCTGTTGTTTCTTAATGCCAGGCATGCTCGATGCCCATGTTCATGGCCAAGGTGGAGTTGATTTCGCAGATTTAAGCGAAGAAATGAGTTCTGAGCACTTAGAGCGCATTGTCCGAGGGCTAGGCAATACTGGTCTGGCTTATGCAGTAGCAACCCTAGTCTCTATGCCAATACCCTCCCTGAAGAAATCATTGATACAAATTAATCATTTTGTAACGCAACAAGGACAAAATCCTACACCTGGCTTTACTCAGATTGTTGGTGTGCATCTAGAAGGCCCCTTTATTTCAAAGAGTTGCAAGGGAGCTCACGCACCAGAGGCACTCCAAGAGAAGATTAGTATGGAACAATTTAGGGATATTATTTGCGTTGCACCCAATATTAAACACTGGAAAATAACCATTGCCCCTGATTTGCCAGGAGCTGAAGAATTTATTCAGCAGAGCAAAAATCTTGAGCAAGAAGGTATTTTTGTAAAAGTATTCATTGGCCACTGCAATCCAGAAGATAAGAAGACCATTGATCGTGCAATTGCGGCGGGCGCGTGCGGATTCACGCATGTCGGGAATGCGTGTCAAGAATCGTGCAGTAGAGAAACACGCCAACTCACTGTCCATGATGCCAAAAGTCATGTCGTGCAATGGATACTTGAGAACCCTGAGCGTTGTCCTGCTGGTGTGGAACTTATTGGGGATGGGGTTCATTTATCCGACTCATTTATTTCGCTAATACACCATGCGGTTAAAAACAAAATTATTCTTGTAACCGATGCGTTAGGCCCCACAGGGTGCAAAGATGGAGCCTATAAATTAGGGACTTTGAATATTCGTAAAGAACTTGATAGTTTCTATTTGGCAGATAGTGAAGGCCATTTTCTGATGAAAGAAGGAAACCTGCCTACCGGGGAAAAAGGCTTGGTAAAAACCCTTGCAGGCAGTGCAGCCTCATTATCGCTTTGCGCGCAAAAATATTTTAAATTAATGCAGGGCCCGGTGGAAAGCCGTATGGACTCCTTATATGCGGCGCTCATCACAAACCCTAGAATGAGCTCTTTATCCATGGAGGCGATAAAAAATTTACCCGATGAACGAAATTTTTCTATATTCAACAATCAGGGACAACTCATTTTGAGTTCGTGCCATGGTCAAATAATTGAGCATCAGCAATTGCAATGGCCGATATCAAGCATGCTTCATCATGGGTTTTTATCCAGTCGTTTACCTACTGAAAGCAACCGTACCGAGAAAGAAATAAGTCCTCTATTCAACTAG
- the nagB gene encoding glucosamine-6-phosphate deaminase, whose protein sequence is MFDRIFVRETPEGMANRAARAIQKKIMENNEKKIPTVLGLATGSTPEPVYKELVRLHQEENLDFSLVITFNLDEYLGLEPTHKQSYSYYMHHHFFDHVNIKKENIHLLDGTVPLQHMEQHAKKYEELMQEVGGIDIQILGLGVNGHIGFNEPGSALDSRTRVIQLDDKTREANKRFFNTKDEVPTHAITMGIGTILQHSKECYLLASGSTKAEIIAAVNAASSPNQDIPATALYAHKNVTIILDEKAASQLPSSVKPIKSPLLSRSIYTSKTSEKTELHPVLNSGFKFEPKNLLQ, encoded by the coding sequence ATGTTTGATCGCATTTTTGTTAGGGAAACACCTGAGGGTATGGCAAATAGAGCCGCGCGAGCAATTCAAAAAAAAATCATGGAGAATAATGAGAAAAAAATACCCACTGTTTTGGGACTTGCAACCGGCAGTACTCCTGAACCCGTTTATAAAGAATTAGTGCGTCTGCATCAAGAAGAAAATTTAGATTTTTCATTAGTCATTACGTTTAATTTAGATGAATATTTAGGTTTAGAACCAACCCATAAACAATCATATAGTTACTACATGCATCATCATTTTTTTGATCACGTTAATATCAAAAAGGAAAATATTCACTTGTTGGATGGAACCGTACCACTTCAACACATGGAACAGCATGCAAAAAAATATGAAGAATTGATGCAAGAGGTCGGTGGAATAGACATTCAAATTTTAGGATTGGGCGTGAATGGCCATATCGGTTTTAATGAACCTGGCTCTGCATTGGATTCTAGAACACGAGTGATTCAATTAGATGATAAAACTCGCGAAGCCAATAAACGTTTTTTTAATACAAAAGATGAAGTCCCGACTCATGCAATAACCATGGGCATTGGAACGATTTTGCAACACAGCAAAGAGTGTTATTTGTTAGCATCAGGTTCCACAAAAGCAGAGATTATTGCTGCTGTGAATGCGGCTTCTTCACCGAATCAAGATATTCCTGCAACGGCCTTGTACGCACATAAAAACGTGACCATTATCCTTGATGAAAAAGCTGCGTCTCAGTTACCGTCATCGGTGAAACCCATAAAATCACCCTTGTTATCCCGAAGTATCTATACTTCCAAGACTTCTGAGAAAACAGAATTACATCCTGTTTTAAATTCAGGCTTTAAGTTTGAGCCAAAAAACTTATTACAATAA